From Actinomycetota bacterium, one genomic window encodes:
- a CDS encoding tyrosine-type recombinase/integrase: protein MRSFLEAVQGDRLEALYVLAISTGIRQGELLGLRWQDVDVERRRLQLVRQLKTRQSRRAVVLSELAVTALVDHRDRQAAEREQQGVSRESKAWSFPTPSGKPLDPHNLRQRSFFPLLDRAGLPRIRFMTCGIAAPPCCSARGCIPRS, encoded by the coding sequence GTGCGCAGCTTCCTCGAGGCGGTCCAGGGTGACCGGCTGGAGGCGCTGTATGTGCTGGCGATCAGTACCGGGATTCGGCAGGGTGAGTTGCTTGGGCTACGCTGGCAGGACGTGGACGTGGAGCGCCGCCGGCTGCAGCTGGTCCGGCAGCTCAAGACCCGCCAGTCACGCCGGGCTGTGGTGCTGTCGGAGCTGGCCGTAACGGCGTTGGTCGACCATCGCGATCGGCAGGCCGCGGAGCGCGAGCAGCAGGGGGTCAGCCGGGAGAGCAAGGCCTGGTCTTTCCCAACACCGTCGGGCAAGCCGCTGGACCCGCACAATCTGCGGCAGCGGAGCTTCTTTCCACTGCTTGATCGGGCTGGTCTGCCCCGTATCCGTTTCATGACTTGCGGCATAGCTGCGCCACCCTGCTGCTCGGCGAGGGGGTGCATCCCAAGATCGT